In Rhizobium lusitanum, a genomic segment contains:
- a CDS encoding LVIVD repeat-containing protein, with product MASIDLPKPDFARNMTLIGHSDIGGRGDGLQLMVHRGYAYIAHPWSQGFSIVDVRDAKNPKTVNYVQAPANTWNIHLQTHGELLLVINALDLFADIESFTDEKAYYTKSVGETVAAEKRERAWTAGMTVFDISIPDKPRKIGQLDVEGVGLHRLWYVGGRYAYASALLDGFSDYIFVTIDMADPTRPALVGQWWLPGMNRAAGEAPSWGDGKRYALHHALVHGDTAYACWRDGGLTLLDIKDRAAPKLIKHHNWCPPYGGGTHSPLPLPGRDLLVVADEAVLDNEEDGRKHTWVFDIRVPENPVSISTFPIPAEIDYTKKGGHFGPHNLHENRPGSFVSETLIFATWQNAGIRAFDISDPYHPVETAALVPAGPTTMTDRRPGRPKVIQSADVFVDANGLIYATDYNAGLEIIEYNG from the coding sequence ATGGCATCGATTGATCTGCCCAAACCCGATTTTGCCCGCAACATGACGCTGATCGGCCATAGCGATATTGGCGGTCGCGGCGACGGACTGCAGCTTATGGTCCATCGCGGTTACGCCTATATCGCCCATCCCTGGTCACAGGGGTTTTCGATCGTTGACGTGCGAGATGCGAAAAACCCGAAAACAGTCAACTACGTGCAGGCTCCGGCCAACACATGGAACATCCACCTCCAAACCCATGGCGAGCTGCTGCTGGTCATCAACGCGCTGGATCTCTTCGCCGATATCGAGTCCTTCACGGACGAAAAGGCCTACTACACGAAATCCGTCGGCGAGACGGTCGCTGCGGAGAAGCGTGAACGAGCCTGGACCGCGGGCATGACTGTTTTCGATATTTCCATACCCGACAAGCCACGGAAGATCGGTCAGCTGGATGTGGAAGGGGTCGGCCTCCACAGGCTCTGGTATGTCGGCGGCCGCTATGCCTATGCCTCGGCGCTGCTTGACGGGTTTTCCGACTACATCTTCGTCACCATCGATATGGCCGATCCGACAAGACCCGCACTTGTCGGCCAATGGTGGCTCCCGGGCATGAACCGGGCAGCGGGTGAAGCGCCGAGCTGGGGCGATGGCAAACGCTATGCATTGCATCATGCGCTGGTGCATGGCGATACCGCCTATGCCTGCTGGCGCGATGGCGGATTGACACTTCTCGACATAAAGGATCGCGCGGCGCCAAAGCTCATCAAGCACCATAACTGGTGCCCGCCCTATGGCGGCGGCACGCATTCACCGCTTCCCCTGCCCGGCCGTGACCTTTTGGTGGTGGCGGATGAGGCGGTGCTAGACAACGAGGAAGACGGGCGAAAGCATACCTGGGTCTTTGATATCCGCGTGCCCGAAAACCCGGTCAGTATTTCCACTTTCCCGATCCCCGCCGAGATTGACTATACGAAGAAGGGTGGCCATTTCGGCCCACACAATTTGCATGAAAACCGGCCCGGTTCATTCGTCTCGGAAACGCTGATCTTTGCGACCTGGCAGAATGCCGGTATCCGCGCCTTCGATATTTCCGACCCCTACCATCCTGTCGAAACCGCCGCTCTCGTTCCGGCGGGGCCGACGACGATGACCGACCGGCGCCCTGGGCGGCCGAAGGTCATCCAGTCGGCAGATGTCTTCGTGGACGCCAACGGCCTGATCTATGCCACGGACTATAATGCCGGCCTGGAAATCATCGAATATAACGGCTGA
- a CDS encoding substrate-binding domain-containing protein, producing the protein MFKILKTAATAVISVAVFATSALSAGIDGAPAPFDKKTVNIAVVSFLGSGDWLQAFEAGVKQQADALGINLTVSQARNDNDVQRSLVEQAINLGVDGIIINNGRPETLKDVAQEALDKGIKVVAYDVNLDNPQIPQIEQSDKDMAKLVLDQAIKDKGDGFTGGAVYVAGFAPLDRRYAVWKDFIVNHNLKEKAVWGVVNDTVPASVADQTKAVLRANPDISVIFTPWDEFAKGAKLAIDELGLSSKVKIYGVDISTADIQLITEPDSAWTATAATNAAVVGEVSVRAVSLAIAGQFPGRSVLLQPTLITRDDLIGNKIGTIEELQQKFPAFLKSDAATAAWIPAAKN; encoded by the coding sequence GTGTTCAAAATACTCAAGACAGCGGCAACTGCCGTTATATCCGTCGCGGTTTTCGCGACCAGCGCCCTCTCGGCAGGCATTGACGGAGCACCTGCTCCCTTCGACAAGAAGACGGTCAACATTGCCGTCGTCAGCTTCCTTGGCAGTGGCGACTGGTTGCAAGCCTTCGAGGCCGGCGTCAAGCAGCAGGCCGACGCTCTTGGCATAAACCTCACCGTTTCGCAGGCGCGCAACGATAATGATGTCCAGCGAAGCCTCGTCGAACAGGCAATCAATCTCGGCGTCGACGGCATCATCATCAATAACGGCCGGCCTGAAACTCTGAAGGATGTCGCGCAAGAGGCGCTCGATAAGGGCATCAAAGTCGTCGCCTACGACGTGAACCTCGACAATCCGCAAATCCCGCAAATCGAGCAAAGCGACAAGGACATGGCCAAGCTTGTGCTCGATCAGGCCATCAAGGACAAGGGCGATGGCTTTACGGGTGGCGCGGTCTATGTCGCCGGCTTTGCCCCTCTCGATCGGCGCTACGCCGTGTGGAAGGATTTTATCGTCAATCATAATCTCAAGGAAAAGGCGGTTTGGGGCGTGGTCAACGACACAGTTCCCGCCTCGGTCGCCGACCAGACGAAGGCGGTCCTGCGCGCCAACCCGGACATTTCCGTGATTTTCACGCCATGGGACGAATTCGCAAAGGGCGCCAAGCTTGCCATCGATGAGCTCGGCCTCTCCAGCAAGGTCAAGATCTATGGCGTCGACATATCGACCGCTGATATCCAGTTGATCACTGAGCCGGACAGCGCCTGGACTGCGACGGCTGCCACGAACGCGGCCGTCGTCGGCGAAGTATCCGTTCGCGCTGTCTCGCTCGCCATCGCCGGCCAGTTCCCGGGGCGCTCCGTTCTTCTCCAGCCGACGCTCATTACCCGGGACGATCTGATCGGCAACAAGATCGGCACGATCGAGGAGCTGCAGCAGAAGTTTCCAGCCTTCCTGAAGAGCGATGCCGCTACGGCTGCGTGGATCCCTGCTGCCAAGAACTGA
- the rsgA gene encoding ribosome small subunit-dependent GTPase A, with protein sequence MTGSNHSSPLELLGWSDFFAAQVGPSETDLAPRRVASVHRARIEAIDANGPIGLELPVNANTADFAVGDWVLADPLTAMLVRRLDRKTLLQRRTEGRNGQQLAAANVDTLFIVTSCNADFNPARLERYLIMSNQAGTTSVVVLTKADTVADADTFQQQTMALQRGLPVVVLNARSEDAILALEPWCGVGQTVALVGSSGVGKSTLVNTLAGSGSETLQKTGEIREHDAKGRHTTTARSLHAIAGGGWVIDTPGIRTLYVSDVTDGIDTLFSEITDLAPLCRFRDCTHAHEPGCAVQAAVASGALAADRLERWRNLLEENRGRTPVLTGPRGNKIVRKNKY encoded by the coding sequence TTGACCGGCTCCAACCACTCCTCACCGCTGGAACTGCTTGGCTGGTCCGATTTCTTTGCTGCTCAAGTAGGGCCAAGCGAAACGGATCTCGCACCCAGGCGAGTTGCCTCGGTTCACAGGGCGCGCATCGAGGCGATCGATGCCAACGGACCGATCGGGCTCGAACTTCCCGTCAACGCCAACACCGCTGACTTTGCGGTTGGGGATTGGGTTCTCGCTGATCCTCTGACGGCCATGCTGGTCCGCCGTCTGGACCGAAAGACACTGCTGCAGCGGCGGACTGAAGGCAGGAACGGTCAGCAACTTGCTGCCGCCAACGTTGATACGCTGTTCATCGTGACCTCGTGCAATGCCGATTTCAATCCTGCAAGACTGGAACGCTACCTCATCATGTCCAACCAGGCGGGGACCACCTCGGTGGTGGTGCTGACCAAGGCCGACACCGTCGCCGATGCTGACACATTTCAGCAGCAAACCATGGCGTTACAACGCGGTTTGCCAGTCGTTGTTTTGAATGCGCGGTCAGAAGATGCAATTCTCGCGCTAGAGCCCTGGTGCGGCGTCGGGCAAACCGTGGCGCTGGTGGGATCCTCCGGCGTCGGAAAATCGACGCTGGTGAACACCTTGGCTGGATCAGGGTCTGAAACCCTACAAAAGACCGGAGAGATCCGCGAACATGACGCAAAGGGCAGGCACACCACAACGGCGCGATCCCTGCATGCGATTGCCGGCGGCGGTTGGGTTATCGATACGCCGGGAATAAGAACGCTGTATGTGAGCGATGTTACCGACGGCATCGATACGCTGTTTAGCGAAATCACCGATTTGGCTCCGCTTTGCCGATTTCGCGATTGCACGCACGCTCATGAACCGGGCTGCGCTGTGCAGGCGGCCGTCGCCAGCGGCGCATTGGCCGCCGATCGCCTGGAACGCTGGCGTAACCTGCTCGAAGAAAACCGCGGCAGAACGCCAGTGCTTACCGGGCCGCGGGGCAACAAAATTGTCCGCAAGAATAAATATTGA
- a CDS encoding BrnA antitoxin family protein, with product MANPPRRHVNPMDAAEALFKPAKKTAAPAIERPVLPNAKELVSLKIDSDVLAFFQDDGPGWQDRINDTLRIAMQSKT from the coding sequence ATGGCAAACCCACCTCGCAGACACGTCAACCCGATGGATGCCGCCGAAGCCTTGTTCAAGCCGGCGAAGAAGACAGCGGCGCCGGCGATTGAACGACCGGTGCTACCAAACGCCAAGGAACTCGTTTCGCTGAAGATCGACAGCGACGTGCTCGCCTTTTTCCAAGACGACGGCCCGGGCTGGCAGGACCGCATCAACGACACATTGCGGATTGCGATGCAAAGCAAGACCTGA
- a CDS encoding RbsD/FucU family protein → MLRGIDPVLNAELIHALMLMGHGDQLVLCDINHPAETIAKHTTYGRLIDVSGCGLERLAEAVLKLFPLDTFVDAPVKRMQVVGDADGQMPIFAVMQTVIDRAEKRPVQMEALERFAFYEEAKKSFAIVRTSDPGPYGCFIFCKGVV, encoded by the coding sequence GTGCTGAGGGGAATCGATCCAGTCTTAAACGCCGAACTGATACACGCTTTGATGCTAATGGGACATGGCGACCAATTGGTCTTATGCGACATCAATCACCCCGCCGAAACCATTGCCAAACACACAACCTACGGCCGCCTCATCGACGTTTCCGGTTGTGGCTTGGAGCGTCTCGCGGAAGCTGTTCTGAAACTCTTTCCTCTCGACACATTCGTCGATGCGCCGGTGAAGCGGATGCAAGTTGTTGGTGACGCTGACGGTCAGATGCCAATTTTTGCAGTGATGCAGACAGTCATAGATCGAGCTGAAAAACGACCCGTTCAAATGGAGGCATTGGAACGTTTCGCGTTTTACGAAGAAGCAAAAAAATCGTTCGCGATCGTAAGAACTTCCGACCCAGGGCCGTATGGGTGCTTCATTTTCTGCAAAGGTGTTGTTTAG
- a CDS encoding ABC transporter ATP-binding protein produces MASMNIVNVGKAYGSLTVIHGVSVEIPDGEFVVLVGPSGCGKSTLLRMVAGLEPISFGDIWIDGKVVNDLPPKDRDIAMVFQSYALYPHKTVAENMGFALKMRGETKADIDRRVRKAAEILDLVPYLARYPRQLSGGQRQRVAMGRAIVRDPKVFLFDEPLSNLDAKLRVQMRAEIKELQRRLATTMIYVTHDQVEAMTMADRIVVLRDGRVEQIGSPLTLYDRPANIFVAGFIGSPSMNLISGHIRASGTPFFETDEGIQLPLSRAPAGSDGRPAYYGIRPEHFTLGGEVSAHVTVVESTGSETQVFAKLGQQKIIGVFRDRVEEPSDHVIAMTPNASLVHLFDGESGLRLD; encoded by the coding sequence TTGGCATCGATGAATATCGTCAATGTCGGCAAGGCCTATGGAAGCCTGACGGTGATCCATGGCGTGTCCGTCGAAATCCCTGATGGCGAATTCGTCGTTCTGGTGGGGCCGTCCGGTTGCGGAAAATCGACACTGCTGCGCATGGTCGCCGGCCTTGAGCCGATCAGCTTCGGAGACATTTGGATCGACGGGAAGGTGGTCAACGACCTGCCGCCGAAGGATCGTGATATCGCGATGGTGTTTCAGAGCTATGCGCTCTATCCGCACAAGACCGTGGCCGAGAATATGGGTTTTGCGCTGAAGATGCGCGGCGAAACGAAGGCCGATATCGACCGGCGGGTGCGCAAGGCAGCCGAGATCCTCGATCTCGTGCCCTATCTGGCCCGTTATCCGCGCCAGCTTTCCGGCGGCCAGCGGCAGCGCGTGGCGATGGGCCGGGCGATCGTGCGCGATCCCAAAGTGTTCCTGTTCGACGAGCCGCTCTCCAACCTCGACGCCAAGCTGCGCGTGCAGATGCGCGCCGAGATCAAGGAATTGCAGCGCCGGTTGGCGACGACGATGATCTATGTGACGCATGATCAGGTGGAGGCCATGACCATGGCCGACAGGATTGTCGTGCTGCGGGACGGCCGGGTCGAGCAGATCGGGTCGCCGTTGACGCTTTATGACCGGCCCGCCAATATCTTTGTCGCCGGCTTTATCGGATCGCCATCGATGAACCTGATCAGCGGGCATATCCGCGCATCGGGTACGCCATTCTTCGAGACGGACGAGGGCATTCAACTGCCGCTCAGCCGCGCGCCTGCGGGCTCGGACGGGCGGCCTGCCTATTATGGGATCCGGCCGGAGCATTTTACGCTGGGCGGCGAGGTCAGCGCCCATGTGACGGTCGTGGAATCGACCGGATCGGAAACGCAGGTCTTTGCCAAGCTCGGGCAGCAGAAGATCATCGGCGTTTTTCGCGACCGCGTCGAGGAGCCTTCGGACCATGTGATCGCGATGACACCGAATGCGAGCCTCGTCCATCTCTTCGATGGTGAGAGCGGACTGAGGCTCGACTGA
- a CDS encoding carbohydrate ABC transporter permease, with the protein MSHATTPIISPVQRTSGQLTAARRGRFLLIAATVLLVAVLLLQISEAAGVTAIGLVSWRPLLYAYVVWSAALCAAQMMIRGEAGQRAVFVLPAVLFTVAMVIFPTFFGLYIAFTDWNLSATDSMRFNGLDNLRTLFADAYFWNALLNMVYYVLSVLVQYAIAFGLALLLNAEIKARKFFRVAFLLPLMLSPVAVSWMIGKSLMEYRFGPAATLARHLGWDNPAFFSTPVLARTAIMVMDAWVSIPFMMILLLAGLQALPSEIKEAAKVDGASGWQSFKEITFPLMLPVSITVVILRTIFQLKLADIVINVTAGGPGGATDTVSSFIFREYRDRSNVGYGTMLAEFYLVVIIIFISLILKGASRWMQRTN; encoded by the coding sequence ATGTCTCATGCAACTACGCCAATCATCAGTCCGGTGCAGCGGACATCGGGACAGCTTACCGCTGCGCGCCGCGGTCGGTTTCTGCTGATCGCTGCGACGGTTTTGCTTGTTGCCGTGCTTCTTCTGCAGATCTCGGAAGCTGCGGGCGTAACCGCGATTGGTCTCGTGAGCTGGCGACCACTGCTTTATGCCTACGTCGTCTGGTCGGCTGCGTTATGTGCGGCTCAGATGATGATCCGCGGCGAGGCGGGGCAACGGGCGGTCTTTGTGCTGCCGGCAGTGCTGTTCACGGTCGCGATGGTGATATTCCCCACCTTCTTCGGCCTCTATATCGCCTTTACCGACTGGAATCTCAGCGCCACCGACAGCATGCGCTTCAATGGACTGGACAATCTGCGGACGCTCTTCGCCGATGCCTATTTCTGGAACGCGCTGCTGAACATGGTCTATTATGTGCTCTCGGTGTTGGTACAATATGCGATCGCCTTCGGGCTGGCGCTATTGCTCAACGCGGAGATCAAGGCGCGCAAGTTCTTTCGCGTGGCCTTTCTTCTGCCGCTGATGCTGAGCCCGGTTGCCGTCAGCTGGATGATCGGCAAGTCGCTGATGGAGTATCGTTTCGGCCCGGCGGCCACGCTCGCGCGTCATCTCGGCTGGGATAATCCTGCCTTCTTCTCCACCCCGGTTCTGGCGCGCACGGCTATTATGGTGATGGATGCCTGGGTCTCGATCCCCTTCATGATGATCCTGCTGCTTGCCGGCCTGCAGGCCCTGCCTTCGGAAATAAAGGAGGCCGCCAAGGTCGATGGTGCCTCGGGCTGGCAGAGCTTCAAGGAAATCACCTTCCCGCTCATGCTACCGGTCAGCATAACTGTCGTCATTTTGCGGACCATCTTCCAGTTGAAGCTGGCCGATATCGTCATCAACGTCACGGCCGGCGGGCCGGGCGGGGCGACGGATACCGTGTCGAGCTTCATTTTCCGGGAATATCGCGACCGCTCCAACGTCGGCTACGGCACTATGCTCGCGGAGTTCTATCTTGTCGTCATTATCATCTTCATCTCGCTCATCCTCAAAGGGGCGAGCCGATGGATGCAACGTACGAATTGA
- a CDS encoding carbohydrate ABC transporter permease, which yields MSGKQGSLWSRRPAFLTSSLLIYAALVFWAFVSLFPIYWTITTSFKTAVNVTQGNMIPFVDFTPDWKGWRSLGLSPDTIFAQSTVRDEFMLRFLNSVIASAGASFLAVVIGSLAAYGLSRFSYKFLWMRNKDISFFFLSQLILPPVVLAMPFLVLYKNLLLLDTLVGLILIYTLMVLPIVIWIMRDQFDTIPIELEQAALVDGCSIWGAFLRIVLPIALPGMVAAFILSVILCWNEYFFAALLTSSNAKTLPVMVASQTGSQGINWWSMAAISTAAILPLVLIGIFLERYIVKGLTAGAVK from the coding sequence GTGTCCGGCAAACAGGGGAGCCTCTGGTCGCGGCGTCCTGCATTCCTCACCAGTAGCCTGCTGATCTATGCAGCACTGGTCTTTTGGGCTTTTGTATCGCTTTTCCCGATCTACTGGACGATCACGACGTCGTTCAAGACGGCGGTGAATGTGACACAGGGCAACATGATCCCGTTTGTGGATTTTACGCCGGACTGGAAAGGATGGCGCTCGCTCGGCCTCTCGCCGGACACGATATTCGCGCAGTCCACCGTGCGTGACGAGTTCATGCTCCGCTTCCTCAACAGCGTTATTGCGTCCGCCGGTGCCTCGTTCCTTGCCGTCGTCATCGGCTCGCTCGCTGCTTACGGTCTCAGCCGGTTCTCTTACAAATTTCTCTGGATGCGTAACAAGGACATTTCGTTCTTCTTCTTGTCCCAGCTGATTCTGCCGCCGGTCGTCCTCGCCATGCCGTTCCTGGTGCTCTACAAGAACCTGCTGCTGCTCGACACGCTCGTTGGTCTCATTCTCATCTATACGCTGATGGTGCTGCCGATCGTCATCTGGATCATGCGCGACCAGTTCGATACCATACCGATCGAGCTGGAGCAGGCAGCCCTGGTGGACGGTTGCTCCATCTGGGGCGCATTCCTCAGGATCGTTCTGCCGATCGCCCTGCCGGGCATGGTCGCGGCGTTCATCCTTTCGGTCATTCTCTGCTGGAACGAGTATTTCTTCGCCGCCCTGCTGACGAGTTCCAATGCCAAGACATTACCGGTCATGGTGGCGAGCCAGACGGGATCCCAGGGTATCAACTGGTGGTCGATGGCCGCCATCTCAACCGCCGCAATCCTGCCACTCGTCCTCATCGGCATCTTCCTGGAGCGCTATATCGTGAAGGGCCTGACGGCGGGAGCAGTCAAATAG
- the rbsK gene encoding ribokinase, translated as MGAGISILGIFVADTAYLAPRMPAVGETITGSGFSVGPGGKGSNQAVAAARAGAQVSFISKIGRDTFGDLALKTYSEAGVTPRLVIMDDQPTGAAFIYVNDSTGDNAIIVYAGAAGTIGIDDVEAARQTIEQSAVFVTQLEQPAAAAYRALDIARRAGVVTIFNPAPAEAFPDEIYGLCDYIIPNETEAAALVGFPLNTLEDAKRAGDLLLSRGVGAAVITLGARGVLFHSAAASVHVPAVTVGPVIDTTGAGDAFVGGFASALGRRMDPLGAVRFGCATAGIAVTRRGTAPAMPTLAEIEAVIVG; from the coding sequence ATGGGAGCCGGCATTTCGATCCTCGGCATTTTCGTTGCCGACACAGCCTATCTCGCTCCGCGGATGCCCGCAGTCGGGGAGACGATTACCGGCAGCGGTTTCTCAGTCGGGCCCGGTGGGAAAGGCTCCAATCAGGCCGTGGCTGCGGCACGGGCAGGCGCGCAAGTTTCCTTCATCTCCAAGATCGGTCGAGATACCTTCGGCGATCTTGCGTTGAAGACCTATTCCGAGGCTGGTGTCACGCCAAGGCTGGTGATCATGGACGATCAGCCCACCGGCGCCGCATTCATTTATGTCAATGACAGCACGGGCGACAATGCGATCATTGTCTATGCCGGAGCAGCGGGCACGATCGGCATTGATGATGTCGAAGCAGCACGTCAGACGATCGAACAATCGGCAGTGTTTGTGACGCAGCTCGAACAGCCGGCGGCAGCGGCGTACCGGGCGCTCGATATCGCTCGTAGAGCTGGCGTCGTCACGATTTTCAATCCAGCGCCCGCGGAAGCCTTCCCGGACGAAATCTATGGCCTTTGCGACTATATAATTCCAAATGAGACGGAAGCCGCTGCGTTGGTCGGATTTCCTCTCAACACGCTTGAGGATGCGAAACGCGCTGGCGATTTGCTGTTGTCCCGTGGTGTGGGCGCCGCCGTTATAACGCTTGGCGCGCGGGGCGTGCTGTTTCACAGCGCGGCCGCCAGCGTTCACGTTCCAGCAGTGACAGTTGGACCCGTCATAGATACGACCGGAGCAGGTGACGCCTTCGTCGGCGGCTTTGCATCGGCGTTGGGACGACGCATGGATCCGCTGGGCGCCGTTCGCTTCGGCTGCGCGACAGCCGGTATCGCCGTGACGCGCAGAGGAACAGCACCTGCGATGCCCACGCTTGCCGAGATCGAGGCGGTAATAGTCGGCTAA
- a CDS encoding sugar phosphate isomerase/epimerase family protein, translating into MKFATRLNSFASKPKAEWPDLSGKPTTLQMATRAAKVDGLTDLDLNYPDHVADDPALLARQIGDIGLAINGFAMRYYTNPAFKIGAFTNPDPAVRREAIDLTKKGIDATRAAGSSLMTLWLGQDGFDYAFQADYHALWQHEIDGIREVCAHDPDCQISIEYKPNEPRSYSLMPDCATTLLAIKDVDMPNLGVTLDFAHVLYADEQPAFAAALIARYSRVLGVHLNDGYAKRDDGLMVGAVHTQQTIELLRQIRKDGYDGAIYFDTFPDMTGLDPVHECEVNIQTVKRMLKVVDRLEQDNRLSGAIDRQDAVFAQAVIQELMLG; encoded by the coding sequence TTGAAATTCGCCACCCGTCTTAATTCCTTCGCCTCGAAGCCAAAGGCTGAATGGCCTGATCTTTCCGGCAAGCCGACGACGCTCCAGATGGCGACGCGCGCTGCGAAGGTCGATGGCCTGACCGATCTCGACCTTAATTATCCCGACCACGTTGCCGACGATCCTGCTCTGTTGGCCCGTCAAATTGGCGACATCGGCCTCGCAATCAATGGCTTTGCCATGCGTTACTATACCAACCCAGCCTTCAAGATCGGTGCTTTCACCAATCCTGATCCGGCGGTTCGCCGCGAGGCGATCGACCTGACCAAGAAGGGCATTGATGCGACGCGCGCCGCCGGCAGCAGCCTGATGACGCTCTGGCTCGGCCAGGATGGTTTCGATTACGCATTTCAGGCCGATTATCATGCGCTGTGGCAACACGAAATAGATGGGATTCGTGAAGTTTGCGCGCATGACCCAGACTGCCAGATCAGCATCGAATACAAGCCGAACGAGCCGCGCTCCTACAGCCTGATGCCCGATTGCGCCACAACGCTGCTCGCGATCAAGGATGTGGACATGCCCAATCTCGGCGTCACGCTGGATTTCGCCCATGTGCTTTATGCCGACGAACAGCCGGCCTTCGCCGCAGCGCTGATTGCCCGCTACAGCCGCGTTCTGGGCGTTCACCTCAATGATGGCTATGCCAAGCGTGACGACGGCCTGATGGTCGGCGCGGTGCATACCCAGCAGACGATCGAGCTTCTGCGCCAGATCCGCAAGGACGGCTATGATGGCGCGATCTATTTCGACACGTTCCCCGATATGACCGGTCTCGATCCGGTCCACGAATGCGAGGTGAATATCCAGACCGTCAAGCGCATGCTGAAGGTCGTGGATCGCCTTGAGCAGGACAATCGCCTCTCAGGCGCGATTGACCGGCAGGACGCGGTATTCGCGCAGGCGGTCATACAGGAGCTGATGCTCGGCTAA
- a CDS encoding sugar ABC transporter substrate-binding protein, whose translation MNTFLKTTLAAGIAASVLFSAAFAQNLAPLNSDTEKDRMDWSELEAKLGAFPKLPEGIKAGAVSKTLTNEYWRSLGEGYASFGKKTGVPVAYQAAQSEGDQLGQLTIAEGMITQGYNVLLVSPQTDANLQPVIEQAKAANIPVVNVNDAVIPQAEHYVGNVQRDNGVRVAKWFIEHRPQGGKVAIVEGQAGVYAAVQRTDGFKSTISEGGKFQVVASVPGNWDRQTSYDAATNILNQHPDLIGFYANNDGMALGIVEAVKAAGLQGKVAVFGTDGISDAYASIKAGELTGTVDSFPVLTGEVALEAALRLVAGQKLPRVVATPQALITADNLSRYQGAGVDVRAVLMEDAKAAR comes from the coding sequence ATGAATACCTTTTTGAAGACGACCCTTGCTGCCGGCATCGCCGCTAGCGTCCTGTTCAGCGCAGCCTTCGCCCAGAATCTCGCGCCGCTCAATTCCGATACCGAAAAGGACCGCATGGACTGGTCGGAGCTTGAAGCCAAGCTCGGCGCATTCCCCAAGCTGCCCGAGGGCATCAAGGCTGGTGCGGTTTCCAAGACGCTGACCAATGAATATTGGCGCTCGCTGGGTGAAGGCTACGCGTCCTTCGGCAAGAAGACCGGGGTTCCCGTCGCTTATCAGGCTGCCCAGAGCGAGGGCGACCAGCTCGGCCAGCTGACGATCGCGGAAGGCATGATCACGCAGGGCTATAATGTCTTGCTGGTCTCGCCGCAGACGGATGCCAACCTGCAGCCGGTCATCGAACAGGCGAAGGCCGCCAATATTCCGGTCGTCAATGTCAACGATGCCGTCATCCCGCAGGCGGAGCATTATGTTGGCAACGTCCAGCGCGACAATGGCGTGCGCGTTGCCAAGTGGTTCATCGAGCATCGTCCGCAGGGCGGCAAGGTTGCGATCGTCGAAGGCCAGGCCGGCGTCTATGCCGCGGTTCAGCGCACCGACGGGTTCAAATCGACCATCAGCGAAGGCGGCAAGTTCCAAGTCGTCGCCAGCGTTCCCGGCAATTGGGATCGTCAGACCTCTTACGATGCCGCGACCAACATCCTTAACCAGCATCCCGATCTGATCGGCTTCTATGCCAACAATGACGGGATGGCACTCGGCATCGTTGAAGCCGTGAAGGCCGCGGGGCTGCAGGGCAAGGTCGCCGTGTTTGGTACCGACGGCATCTCTGACGCCTACGCCTCGATCAAGGCCGGTGAGCTGACCGGCACGGTCGATAGCTTCCCGGTTCTGACCGGCGAAGTGGCACTCGAGGCGGCGTTGCGTCTGGTTGCCGGACAGAAGCTGCCGCGCGTGGTTGCGACCCCGCAGGCCCTCATCACCGCCGACAATCTCAGCCGCTACCAGGGTGCGGGCGTGGATGTCCGTGCGGTGCTGATGGAAGACGCCAAGGCTGCCAGGTAA